From one Burkholderia pyrrocinia genomic stretch:
- a CDS encoding NCS1 family nucleobase:cation symporter-1: MEGDNGVQLEATHRPGLVLGADDASHRTDPATRDPALSPRLHNPDLAPTKAEGRTWGRYSIFALWTNDVHNIANYSFTIGLFALGLSGWQMLASLAIGAVLVYCFMNLTGYMGQKTGVPFPVISRMSFGIYGALLPAMIRAVIAIAWFGIQTYLASVVLRVLLTAIWPGLAAFDQNAIFGLSTLGWITFVAIWLVQIGILTYGMEMVRKYEGLAGPVILVTTLSLAAWMFSRTGGHLAMSIGKPMTGLKMWTEVFAGGSLWLAIYGTLVLNFCDFARSSPSAKTVRVGNFWGLPVNILVFATISFVLAGAQFKLNGHIIHSPTEIIATVPNKLFLVLGCLAFLIVTVAVNIMANFVAPAFVLTSLAPHRLSFRRAGLISATIAVLILPWNLYNSPIVIVYFLSGLGALLGPLYGIITVDYWLVRKQRVNVPDLYTEAPTGTYFYTRGVNRKALAALVPSALISITLAVVPAFGAMTPFSWLLGAAIAGSVYWLLADRKRQYDERSGEPIAVACSQH; this comes from the coding sequence ATGGAAGGAGACAACGGCGTGCAACTGGAAGCCACTCACCGCCCGGGCCTCGTGCTCGGCGCGGACGACGCATCGCATCGAACCGACCCGGCCACGCGCGACCCCGCGCTGAGCCCGCGGCTGCACAACCCCGACCTCGCGCCGACCAAGGCCGAGGGCCGGACCTGGGGCCGCTACAGCATCTTTGCGCTGTGGACCAACGACGTGCACAACATCGCGAACTACTCGTTCACGATCGGGCTGTTCGCGCTCGGCCTGTCGGGCTGGCAGATGCTCGCGTCGCTCGCGATCGGCGCGGTGCTCGTGTACTGCTTCATGAACCTCACCGGCTACATGGGCCAGAAGACCGGCGTGCCGTTCCCGGTGATCAGCCGGATGAGCTTCGGCATCTACGGCGCGCTGCTGCCCGCGATGATCCGCGCGGTGATCGCGATCGCATGGTTCGGCATCCAGACCTATCTCGCGTCCGTCGTGCTGCGCGTGCTGCTCACCGCGATCTGGCCGGGCCTCGCCGCATTCGACCAGAACGCGATCTTCGGGCTGTCGACGCTCGGCTGGATCACGTTCGTCGCGATCTGGCTCGTGCAGATCGGCATCCTCACGTACGGGATGGAAATGGTCCGCAAGTACGAGGGGCTCGCCGGCCCGGTGATCCTCGTCACGACGCTGTCGCTCGCCGCGTGGATGTTCAGCCGCACCGGCGGCCATCTCGCGATGTCGATCGGCAAGCCGATGACCGGCCTGAAGATGTGGACGGAGGTCTTCGCGGGCGGCTCGCTGTGGCTCGCGATCTACGGCACGCTGGTGCTCAACTTCTGCGATTTCGCCCGCTCGTCGCCGAGCGCGAAGACCGTGCGGGTCGGCAACTTCTGGGGCCTGCCGGTGAACATCCTCGTGTTCGCGACGATCAGCTTCGTGCTCGCCGGCGCGCAGTTCAAGCTGAATGGCCACATCATCCACAGCCCGACGGAAATCATCGCGACGGTGCCGAACAAGCTGTTCCTCGTGCTCGGCTGCCTCGCATTCCTGATCGTCACGGTCGCCGTGAACATCATGGCGAATTTCGTCGCGCCGGCCTTCGTGCTGACGAGCCTCGCGCCGCACCGCCTGTCGTTCCGTCGCGCGGGCCTGATCAGCGCGACGATCGCCGTGCTGATCCTGCCGTGGAACCTGTACAACAGCCCGATCGTGATCGTCTACTTCCTGTCCGGCCTCGGCGCGCTGCTCGGCCCGCTGTACGGGATCATCACGGTCGACTACTGGCTCGTGCGCAAGCAGCGCGTGAACGTCCCCGACCTCTATACCGAAGCGCCGACCGGCACCTATTTCTACACGCGCGGCGTGAACCGCAAGGCACTCGCGGCGCTCGTGCCGTCCGCGCTGATCTCGATCACGCTCGCCGTCGTGCCGGCCTTCGGCGCGATGACGCCGTTCTCCTGGCTGCTCGGCGCGGCCATCGCGGGCAGCGTGTACTGGCTGCTGGCCGATCGCAAACGGCAATACGACGAGCGCTCGGGCGAACCCATCGCGGTCGCCTGCTCGCAACACTGA
- a CDS encoding aspartate/glutamate racemase family protein gives MRILVVNVNTTESITDAIAAQAQAAASPGTEIVGLTPRFGAESVEGNFESYLAAIAVMDRVLSYDEPYDAVIQAGYGEHGREGLQELLTVPVVDITEAAASIAMLLGHRYSVVTTLDRTVPLIEDRLKLAGLDARCASVRASGLAVLELEENPARAIESIVGQAQRAVKDDHAEVICLGCGGMAGLDRQIEECTGVPVVDGVSAAVALAESLVRLKLKTSKVRTYAPPRPKRIVGWPGTFAK, from the coding sequence ATGAGGATCCTGGTAGTCAACGTCAACACGACCGAGTCGATCACCGACGCGATCGCCGCGCAGGCGCAGGCCGCCGCGTCGCCAGGCACGGAGATCGTCGGGCTGACGCCGCGCTTCGGCGCGGAGTCGGTCGAAGGCAACTTCGAGAGCTACCTCGCGGCGATCGCCGTGATGGATCGCGTGTTGAGCTACGACGAACCGTACGACGCGGTGATCCAGGCCGGCTACGGCGAACATGGCCGCGAAGGCCTGCAGGAACTGCTGACGGTGCCCGTCGTCGACATCACCGAAGCGGCCGCGAGCATCGCGATGCTGCTCGGCCATCGCTACTCGGTCGTCACGACGCTCGACCGCACGGTGCCGCTGATCGAGGATCGCCTGAAGCTCGCCGGGCTCGACGCGCGCTGCGCGTCGGTGCGCGCGAGCGGCCTCGCGGTGCTCGAGCTCGAAGAGAACCCGGCCCGCGCGATCGAGTCGATCGTCGGCCAGGCGCAGCGCGCGGTGAAGGACGATCACGCGGAAGTGATCTGCCTCGGCTGCGGCGGGATGGCCGGCCTCGACCGGCAGATCGAGGAATGCACGGGCGTGCCGGTGGTCGACGGCGTGTCGGCCGCGGTCGCGCTCGCCGAGTCGCTGGTGCGCCTGAAGCTGAAGACGTCGAAGGTCCGCACGTACGCGCCGCCGCGCCCGAAGCGGATCGTCGGCTGGCCGGGAACCTTCGCAAAATGA
- a CDS encoding LysR family transcriptional regulator yields MRDPLDPTSLPRNASETTDVLDVLDARLMRILLVLLTERTVSRAAVRLNMSQPATSAALKRLRTLLGDPLLVRSRYGMVPTEFGARLIEPLRNALRVIDFIRIQQPTFDARTSVRTYRIGCPDYLNVLFVPKLVALFRERAPNAQLVFHPLGDGFDDERALADGELDVVIDNRPARSSRFRQDDLFDDRVVCLMRATHPLARRGAMTAADFAAAPQLCPTPSWLEASGAIDRQLDRVGLQRRIVVTLPHFELAAHALVRSDMILTTTYRLARHYAKLLPLAAVALPVEPPDIVYRMTWNEAGSCVDGVRWLRGLIAEATRAWLDAETALPAVAAVAAATVSATPASEPLRPPRARKATHCRTSRRPLVARAARRLRPTTKSH; encoded by the coding sequence ATGCGGGACCCGCTAGACCCGACCTCCCTGCCCCGCAACGCGTCCGAAACCACGGACGTGCTCGACGTGCTCGATGCGCGGCTGATGCGCATCCTGCTCGTGCTGCTGACCGAGCGCACCGTGTCGCGTGCGGCCGTGCGGCTGAACATGTCGCAGCCGGCGACGAGCGCCGCGCTCAAGCGGCTGCGCACGCTGCTCGGCGATCCGCTGCTCGTGCGCAGCCGCTACGGGATGGTGCCGACCGAGTTCGGCGCGCGGCTGATCGAACCGCTGCGCAACGCGCTGCGCGTGATCGACTTCATCCGCATCCAGCAGCCGACGTTCGACGCGCGCACGTCGGTGCGCACCTACCGGATCGGTTGCCCCGACTACCTGAACGTGCTGTTCGTGCCGAAGCTCGTCGCGCTGTTCCGCGAACGTGCGCCGAACGCGCAGCTCGTGTTCCATCCGCTCGGCGACGGTTTCGACGACGAGCGCGCCCTTGCCGACGGCGAACTCGACGTCGTGATCGACAATCGCCCTGCCCGTTCGTCGCGGTTCCGGCAGGACGACCTGTTCGACGATCGCGTCGTATGCCTGATGCGCGCGACGCATCCGCTCGCGCGGCGCGGCGCGATGACGGCCGCCGATTTCGCGGCAGCGCCGCAGTTGTGTCCGACGCCGTCGTGGCTCGAAGCGTCCGGCGCGATCGACCGGCAGCTCGACCGTGTGGGGCTGCAGCGGCGGATCGTCGTCACGCTGCCGCACTTCGAACTCGCCGCGCATGCGCTCGTGCGCTCCGACATGATCCTGACCACCACGTACCGCCTTGCGCGGCACTACGCGAAACTGCTGCCGCTCGCCGCCGTCGCGCTGCCGGTCGAACCGCCCGATATCGTGTACCGGATGACGTGGAACGAAGCGGGTTCGTGCGTCGACGGTGTGCGCTGGCTGCGCGGGCTGATCGCCGAAGCGACGCGCGCCTGGCTCGACGCCGAGACCGCGCTGCCGGCGGTTGCGGCGGTTGCGGCCGCAACCGTATCGGCAACGCCCGCGTCCGAACCGCTGCGTCCGCCGCGAGCACGCAAGGCAACGCACTGTCGCACCTCGCGCCGGCCGCTCGTCGCGCGTGCCGCGCGTCGCCTGCGCCCCACGACGAAGTCGCACTGA
- a CDS encoding MFS transporter has product MSRSSPASRAGAAAAPHAGARMPAAATLAVASATCSLIVLDTNVVAVSLPSIARSFHASFADIEWVVSAYMTAFAACLLPAGGLADRFGRKRMLGAGLALFFLASLGCGIAPSAGWLIAARAVKGGGAALLLTAALAVIANRFPEGRERARAWAIWGMCMGIATAIAPLVGGAITQWIGWRWVFLLNLPVCALLAVGARVAIDESRDPHAKRVDAAGSLLFGAALACAIAALIGAPSHGWLSAATLGRLALAVALFAAFIGAERWQARPMIDLALFRQPRFVGAVLAMFGYAACAQVMMTFLPLYLQNAFGMSAIDAGLGMLPFAFAMIAGPSLGAALAARVSSGGVLAGGLALIGAGNLATAALTASGDYRLVAIGMFVTGCGAGIMNGDTQKAIMACVPPDRTGMASGISTTTRFSAIVTAVGVLGAVLAASTHARLDRLLSAAPGLRAFADAPFMSSLLAGDLAQALDRVPPSAARALAQAAPVAFASGFAAALMVSGVLALVVSVVAYKLLAQPMRDA; this is encoded by the coding sequence ATGTCCCGGTCCTCACCGGCGTCGCGCGCGGGCGCGGCCGCCGCCCCGCATGCGGGCGCCCGCATGCCGGCCGCCGCGACGCTCGCCGTCGCGTCGGCGACCTGTTCGCTGATCGTGCTCGACACGAACGTCGTCGCCGTGTCGCTGCCGAGCATCGCGCGCAGTTTTCATGCGAGCTTCGCCGATATCGAATGGGTCGTCAGCGCGTACATGACCGCGTTCGCCGCGTGCCTGCTGCCGGCCGGCGGGCTCGCCGACCGCTTCGGCCGCAAGCGGATGCTCGGCGCCGGGCTCGCGCTCTTTTTTCTCGCGTCGCTCGGCTGCGGCATCGCGCCGTCGGCCGGCTGGCTGATCGCCGCGCGCGCGGTGAAGGGCGGCGGCGCCGCGCTGCTGCTGACGGCCGCGCTCGCCGTGATCGCGAACCGCTTTCCGGAAGGGCGCGAACGGGCGCGTGCGTGGGCGATCTGGGGGATGTGCATGGGGATCGCGACGGCGATCGCGCCGCTCGTCGGCGGCGCGATCACGCAATGGATCGGCTGGCGCTGGGTGTTCCTGCTGAACCTGCCCGTCTGCGCATTGCTCGCGGTCGGCGCGCGCGTCGCGATCGACGAATCGCGCGATCCGCACGCGAAACGCGTGGACGCCGCCGGCAGCCTGCTGTTCGGCGCGGCGCTCGCATGCGCGATCGCGGCGCTGATCGGCGCGCCGTCGCATGGCTGGCTGTCGGCCGCGACGCTCGGCCGGCTCGCGCTCGCCGTCGCGCTGTTCGCCGCGTTCATCGGCGCCGAGCGCTGGCAGGCGCGGCCGATGATCGATCTCGCGCTGTTCCGCCAGCCGCGTTTCGTCGGTGCCGTGCTCGCGATGTTCGGTTATGCGGCGTGCGCGCAGGTGATGATGACGTTCCTGCCGCTGTACCTGCAGAACGCATTCGGGATGTCGGCGATCGACGCGGGGCTCGGGATGCTGCCGTTCGCGTTCGCGATGATCGCCGGGCCGTCGCTCGGCGCGGCGCTCGCCGCGCGCGTGTCGTCCGGCGGCGTGCTGGCGGGCGGGCTCGCGCTGATCGGCGCGGGCAACCTCGCGACCGCGGCGCTGACGGCCAGCGGCGACTACCGGCTGGTCGCGATCGGCATGTTCGTGACGGGTTGCGGCGCCGGCATCATGAACGGCGACACGCAGAAGGCGATCATGGCGTGCGTGCCGCCGGATCGCACGGGCATGGCGTCGGGCATCAGCACGACGACGCGCTTCTCGGCGATCGTGACGGCCGTTGGCGTGCTCGGCGCGGTGCTGGCGGCGAGCACGCATGCGCGGCTCGACCGCCTGCTGTCCGCCGCGCCAGGCCTGCGCGCGTTCGCCGACGCGCCGTTCATGTCGAGCCTGCTGGCCGGCGATCTGGCGCAGGCGCTCGACCGCGTGCCGCCGTCGGCCGCCCGCGCGCTCGCCCAGGCGGCACCCGTCGCGTTCGCGAGCGGGTTCGCTGCTGCGCTGATGGTGAGCGGCGTGCTCGCGCTCGTTGTGTCCGTCGTTGCGTACAAGTTGCTTGCGCAACCGATGCGCGATGCATAG
- a CDS encoding LysR family transcriptional regulator, with protein MDRLEFRHVRAFLSVAQHLHFARAADALDMAPPALTRQIQEAERVLGVRLFHRSRRAVTLSAAGAAYLAEASAAFEHLQRGRELAALAERGELGRIEIGYVSSAVYSGTLQRTVGAFRGAHPRIELNLREVPMDDVAKQLDAGRLDLAYVRPPLPLPGGLRIVTLQRDVFVAAVPADSRYASMAAVRAADLADARFAVPEQELGTLEVARRGRFAPVIAARPGGLLAVLACVSVNGWVAVIPDALAGCVSLPGVVYRPIAGKPIMSELALAHRRFEKAPAVRAFLRAVSPAA; from the coding sequence ATGGACCGGCTCGAATTCCGTCATGTGCGCGCGTTCCTGAGCGTCGCGCAGCACTTGCATTTCGCCCGCGCGGCCGACGCGCTCGACATGGCGCCGCCCGCGCTCACGCGGCAGATCCAGGAAGCCGAACGCGTGCTCGGCGTGCGGCTCTTTCACCGGTCGCGCCGCGCGGTCACGCTGAGCGCGGCCGGCGCGGCCTATCTTGCCGAAGCGAGTGCGGCGTTCGAGCACCTGCAGCGCGGCCGCGAACTCGCCGCGCTGGCCGAGCGCGGCGAACTGGGCCGGATCGAGATCGGCTACGTTTCGTCCGCCGTCTATTCGGGCACGCTGCAGCGCACGGTCGGTGCATTCCGCGGCGCGCACCCGCGCATCGAGCTGAACCTGCGCGAAGTGCCGATGGACGACGTCGCGAAGCAGCTCGACGCGGGCCGGCTCGACCTCGCATACGTGCGCCCGCCGCTGCCGCTGCCCGGCGGCCTGCGGATCGTCACGCTGCAGCGCGACGTGTTCGTCGCGGCCGTGCCGGCCGATTCGCGCTATGCGTCGATGGCGGCCGTGCGCGCGGCCGACCTCGCCGACGCGCGCTTCGCGGTGCCCGAACAGGAGCTCGGCACGCTTGAAGTCGCGCGCCGCGGCCGCTTCGCGCCGGTGATCGCCGCGCGGCCGGGCGGCTTGCTCGCGGTGCTCGCATGCGTGTCCGTGAACGGCTGGGTCGCCGTGATTCCCGATGCGCTGGCCGGTTGCGTGTCGTTGCCGGGCGTCGTGTACCGGCCGATCGCCGGCAAGCCGATCATGTCGGAACTCGCGCTCGCGCACCGGCGGTTCGAAAAGGCACCGGCGGTGCGGGCGTTCCTGCGCGCGGTTTCGCCGGCCGCATAA
- a CDS encoding ABC transporter substrate-binding protein — translation MNPSSATARRRVLQRLAALAAAPLAGGIALPADAAGVDLSGVTLVLGDQAGGLRALAEAAHVLDGTPYRFRWANFQGAAPLFEAQRAGAIDLAPAGDLPVLTAALGDPSLRIVATRVGSPTSLGIVVQPDSPVRVVADLKGQTVVVSSARGSISQYQLYGALRGHGLAPRDVDVRFVLPVDAFAAFEARRIAIWATFDPYYGHAVRRGARIVRDGSGINSGLAFLTSPVDTLDDRAKRAALADVLARLTRAGQWALAHPADYANVYASLTRLPPDAAADIARRAALAQRSLSSADIDVLQRVADRAAADAILPRRVDVASIAIRNLSAA, via the coding sequence ATGAACCCCTCTTCCGCCACCGCACGCCGCCGCGTGCTGCAGCGTCTTGCCGCGCTCGCCGCCGCGCCGCTCGCCGGCGGCATCGCACTGCCCGCCGATGCGGCCGGCGTCGACCTGTCGGGCGTCACGCTCGTGCTCGGCGACCAGGCCGGCGGCCTGCGCGCGCTGGCCGAAGCCGCGCACGTGCTCGACGGCACGCCATACCGATTCCGCTGGGCCAACTTCCAGGGCGCCGCGCCGCTGTTCGAGGCACAGCGCGCGGGCGCGATCGATCTCGCGCCGGCCGGCGACCTGCCCGTGCTGACGGCCGCGCTCGGCGATCCGTCGTTGCGGATCGTCGCGACGCGCGTCGGCTCGCCGACGTCGCTCGGCATCGTTGTGCAGCCCGACTCGCCGGTCCGCGTCGTTGCCGACCTGAAAGGGCAAACCGTCGTCGTGTCGTCTGCGCGCGGCAGCATTTCCCAATACCAGCTGTACGGCGCGCTGCGCGGGCACGGCCTGGCGCCGCGCGACGTCGACGTGCGCTTCGTGCTGCCCGTCGATGCGTTTGCCGCGTTCGAGGCCAGGCGGATCGCCATCTGGGCGACGTTCGACCCGTACTACGGGCATGCCGTGCGACGCGGCGCGCGCATCGTGCGCGACGGCAGCGGCATCAATTCGGGGCTCGCGTTCCTCACGTCGCCGGTCGACACGCTCGACGACCGCGCGAAACGCGCGGCGCTCGCGGACGTGCTCGCACGGCTGACCCGTGCGGGCCAATGGGCGCTCGCGCACCCGGCCGACTACGCGAACGTCTATGCGTCGCTGACGCGCCTGCCGCCCGACGCCGCTGCGGACATCGCGCGCCGGGCTGCGCTCGCGCAGCGCAGCCTCAGCAGCGCCGACATCGACGTGCTGCAGCGCGTCGCCGATCGCGCGGCGGCGGATGCGATCCTGCCGCGGCGCGTCGATGTCGCGTCGATCGCGATCCGGAATCTGTCCGCTGCGTAG
- a CDS encoding phage protein NinX family protein, translating to MQVQDLTGAALDYWVAMADGLGAPYVADGACRAIREAGGASVSFAPSSSWTDGGPIVERLPFAAFERDGGRGAWRAVLHRAVPFAGERCTFNQSGPTLLIAAMRTLVASTFGDDVPDLDMSKPR from the coding sequence ATGCAAGTTCAGGACCTGACCGGCGCAGCGCTGGACTACTGGGTGGCGATGGCCGACGGTCTCGGCGCGCCGTACGTCGCCGACGGCGCATGCCGGGCGATCCGCGAGGCGGGCGGCGCGAGCGTGTCGTTCGCGCCGTCGTCTTCCTGGACGGACGGCGGCCCGATCGTCGAGCGGCTGCCGTTCGCCGCGTTCGAGCGCGACGGCGGGCGCGGCGCGTGGCGGGCCGTGCTGCACCGCGCGGTGCCGTTTGCCGGCGAGCGCTGCACGTTCAATCAGTCGGGGCCGACGCTGCTGATCGCCGCGATGCGTACGCTCGTCGCATCGACCTTCGGCGACGACGTGCCGGATCTCGACATGTCGAAGCCGCGCTGA
- a CDS encoding glycosyltransferase family 2 protein, which translates to MPTHARKPLVSLVVPFHDEAETIDAFFAETLPVLESVDTVRFEIVCINDGSRDRTLDRLLAVTAGDPRVRVVDLTRRFGKEAALTAGLDEAAGAAVILIDADLQDPPALIPAMVERWLAGAEVVAAKRTDRMCDPLMQRVAAALYYRVHNRLSEVEMPENVGDFRLMDRQVVDTLRALPERRRFMKGLFAWVGFRIEIIEYTRAPRSGGRSKFSGWKRWNFALEGITSFSTVPLRVWTYVGLTFAMLALVYGAFIVVRTLLLGNPVHGYASLISVVLFIGGIQLIGIGVIGEYLGRVYHESKQRPVYLVRRRYRAERDAAALPASKLLQFPLKRAHAARRRPATPSAAGHGARKISVK; encoded by the coding sequence ATGCCCACGCACGCCAGAAAGCCGCTGGTCTCGCTCGTCGTGCCGTTTCACGACGAAGCCGAAACGATCGACGCATTCTTTGCCGAAACGCTGCCCGTCCTCGAGTCGGTCGACACGGTCCGCTTCGAGATCGTCTGCATCAACGACGGCAGCCGCGATCGCACGCTCGACCGGCTGCTCGCGGTCACGGCCGGCGACCCGCGCGTGCGCGTCGTCGATCTCACGCGCCGCTTCGGCAAGGAGGCCGCGCTCACCGCCGGCCTCGACGAAGCGGCCGGCGCCGCGGTAATCCTGATCGACGCCGACCTGCAGGACCCGCCCGCGTTGATCCCTGCCATGGTCGAGCGCTGGCTCGCGGGCGCCGAGGTCGTTGCCGCGAAGCGCACCGACCGCATGTGCGATCCGTTGATGCAGCGCGTGGCCGCCGCGCTCTACTACCGCGTGCACAACCGCCTCTCCGAAGTCGAGATGCCGGAGAACGTCGGCGATTTCCGGCTGATGGACCGTCAGGTCGTCGACACGCTGCGCGCGCTGCCCGAGCGGCGACGCTTCATGAAAGGCCTGTTCGCGTGGGTCGGCTTTCGCATCGAGATCATCGAGTACACGCGCGCGCCGCGCAGCGGCGGCCGGTCGAAGTTCTCCGGATGGAAGCGCTGGAACTTCGCGCTCGAAGGCATCACGAGCTTCAGCACGGTGCCGCTGCGCGTGTGGACCTACGTCGGCCTCACGTTCGCGATGCTCGCGCTCGTATACGGCGCGTTCATCGTCGTGCGCACGCTGCTGCTCGGCAACCCCGTGCATGGCTACGCGTCGCTGATTTCCGTCGTGCTGTTCATCGGCGGCATCCAGCTGATCGGCATCGGCGTGATCGGCGAATACCTCGGCCGCGTCTATCACGAGTCGAAGCAGCGCCCGGTCTATCTGGTGCGGAGGCGCTACCGCGCCGAGCGGGACGCCGCCGCGCTTCCGGCGTCGAAGCTGCTGCAGTTCCCGCTCAAGCGCGCGCACGCGGCCCGCCGCCGGCCGGCGACACCCTCGGCCGCCGGACACGGCGCCAGGAAAATCTCCGTCAAGTAA
- a CDS encoding glycosyltransferase family 87 protein, translated as MDIPRQSMRSAERPVRAWLTPRRVVTYSAFVLVFHALFLAIWAYVIRHTPGTTIASPGADYSVFWSASYVMLHGAPWQAYDLPTFSRLAAALFPYFRTEGLVAWLYPPTYLLLVTPFALLPFAIGYPLFVAFGIVVFGFAAWRVSGLGATPGVRRIGAFALVAAPCVFVTAMLGQNAFLTASCAALAVYWADRRPIWAGLCIGLLSVKPQMALLFPFVLVAARAWRTIAWAALATAAFGALSVLVCGVESLRLFVASAGLARALILEHGVMFWFASPTPFAAFRLAGLPLGTAYAAHACVAAIAIAAACIVWARSRDTRVRAAVLAVATLAANPYVWHYELAWLGVAIACMLAIGWRDGWLRGEQATIALMWALPLYEYLNPWLLLPQIGPAVTLAALLVLLRRARSGTHNASRGGTYTP; from the coding sequence ATGGATATTCCCCGGCAATCGATGCGCTCGGCGGAGCGCCCCGTCCGCGCGTGGCTGACGCCCCGGCGCGTCGTCACGTACAGCGCGTTCGTGCTCGTATTCCACGCGCTGTTCCTGGCGATCTGGGCGTACGTCATCCGTCACACGCCTGGCACTACCATCGCGAGCCCGGGTGCGGACTACTCGGTGTTCTGGTCGGCGTCGTACGTGATGCTGCACGGCGCGCCATGGCAGGCGTACGATTTGCCGACCTTCTCGCGGCTGGCGGCCGCGTTGTTCCCGTATTTCCGCACCGAAGGCCTCGTCGCCTGGCTGTACCCGCCCACCTACCTGCTGCTCGTGACGCCATTCGCGCTGCTGCCCTTTGCGATCGGTTATCCGCTGTTCGTCGCGTTCGGCATCGTCGTGTTCGGGTTCGCCGCGTGGCGCGTCTCGGGCCTTGGCGCGACGCCCGGCGTGCGGCGCATCGGCGCGTTCGCGCTGGTCGCCGCCCCGTGCGTGTTCGTCACCGCGATGCTCGGGCAGAACGCGTTCCTGACTGCTTCGTGCGCGGCGCTGGCCGTCTACTGGGCCGACCGGCGGCCGATCTGGGCCGGCCTCTGCATCGGCCTGCTGTCGGTCAAGCCGCAGATGGCGCTGCTGTTCCCGTTCGTGCTGGTCGCCGCGCGCGCGTGGCGCACGATCGCGTGGGCCGCGCTCGCCACCGCCGCGTTCGGCGCGTTGAGCGTGCTGGTGTGCGGCGTCGAGTCGCTGCGCCTGTTCGTCGCCAGCGCGGGGCTCGCGCGGGCGCTCATTCTCGAGCATGGCGTGATGTTCTGGTTCGCGTCGCCGACGCCGTTCGCGGCGTTCCGCCTCGCCGGCCTGCCGCTCGGCACCGCGTATGCCGCGCACGCCTGCGTCGCGGCGATCGCGATCGCCGCCGCGTGCATCGTGTGGGCGCGCTCGCGCGACACGCGCGTGCGCGCGGCGGTGCTGGCGGTCGCGACGCTCGCGGCAAACCCGTACGTGTGGCACTACGAGCTCGCGTGGCTCGGCGTCGCGATCGCGTGCATGCTGGCGATCGGCTGGCGCGACGGCTGGCTGCGCGGCGAGCAGGCCACGATCGCGCTGATGTGGGCGCTGCCGCTCTACGAATACCTGAACCCGTGGCTGCTGCTGCCGCAGATCGGCCCGGCCGTGACGCTCGCCGCCCTCCTCGTGCTGCTGCGCCGCGCGCGGTCCGGCACTCACAACGCGAGCCGCGGCGGCACGTACACGCCGTAG
- a CDS encoding TadG family pilus assembly protein, producing MNDAGDTRALGPERQRGSVALFFLLFLIPLLSFGALAIDIAWVATVRNQLQNAADAAALAGADAMMSPSGGALNWSQAASAANGVIARNSAAGAALSTGTVTTGYWNVTRSPASMQATTITPGAYDVPAVQVTVSRAPGVNGGSIPLLLGGLLGIPGASGSAAAVAVLAAPGGVAAGGLFPVAIDQCVYNQYWNAVTNQPLINPLTGLPYEFSITNGQTYGSLCMGGQWTSFQSTATDTSTISGLMATGNPTTLSIGDSIYLATGAKTALYSSVPVGTTVVLPVVTQTSSSTYVPIVAFAAFHIDVSLGGSYKYIQGHFVAGVKMTGVATGVGPYYGVYVPPRLAL from the coding sequence ATGAATGACGCGGGCGACACGCGAGCTCTCGGCCCCGAGCGGCAGCGCGGCTCGGTCGCGTTGTTCTTCCTGCTGTTCCTGATTCCGCTGCTGTCGTTCGGCGCGCTGGCGATCGACATCGCGTGGGTGGCCACCGTGCGTAATCAGTTGCAGAACGCCGCCGACGCGGCCGCGCTCGCGGGGGCCGACGCGATGATGTCGCCGAGCGGCGGCGCGCTGAACTGGTCGCAGGCCGCGTCGGCGGCGAACGGCGTGATCGCGCGGAACTCGGCGGCCGGCGCCGCGCTGTCGACCGGCACGGTGACCACCGGCTACTGGAACGTGACGCGCAGCCCCGCCTCCATGCAGGCGACGACCATCACGCCCGGCGCGTACGACGTGCCGGCCGTCCAGGTCACCGTGTCGCGTGCGCCGGGCGTGAACGGCGGCTCGATTCCGCTGCTGCTCGGCGGGCTGCTGGGGATTCCCGGCGCGTCCGGCAGCGCGGCCGCGGTGGCGGTGCTGGCCGCGCCGGGCGGGGTGGCGGCCGGCGGGCTGTTCCCGGTCGCGATCGACCAGTGCGTGTACAACCAGTACTGGAACGCGGTGACCAACCAGCCGCTGATCAATCCGCTGACGGGCTTGCCGTACGAGTTCTCGATCACGAACGGCCAGACTTATGGCTCGCTGTGCATGGGCGGGCAGTGGACGTCGTTCCAGTCGACGGCGACCGACACGTCGACGATTTCGGGGCTGATGGCGACCGGCAACCCGACGACGCTGAGCATCGGCGACAGCATCTACCTCGCGACCGGCGCGAAGACCGCGCTCTATTCGTCGGTGCCGGTCGGCACGACGGTGGTGCTGCCGGTCGTCACGCAGACGTCGAGCAGCACCTACGTGCCGATCGTCGCGTTCGCGGCGTTCCACATCGACGTGTCGCTCGGCGGCTCGTACAAGTACATCCAGGGCCACTTCGTCGCCGGCGTGAAGATGACCGGCGTCGCGACCGGCGTCGGGCCGTACTACGGCGTGTACGTGCCGCCGCGGCTCGCGTTGTGA